Genomic DNA from Marinobacter sp. MDS2:
CTGCGCCGGACATTGATTTTGCTCGGATTTACGGTTGTAGCGGCCATTTTCGGGTACATGGCCGGGATGGCGCAGGGAGGATTCCGTTTTTCATCGGCGGAAGAAACCACGGGCATGCTGGTTCACGAAATGGATGGCCTGCGCGAGCAGTACCATTCAGCGCGCCAGAGGCTGGTTAACCTGGAGCGAGGCCGTGCTATTGATGAGCAGGCCCTGCGTGATGCGAGGAATGCGATTGTCGAGTTGGAAACGAAGATTTCCGAACTGAATGCCGATTTGACCTTCTACCGCAACATTATGGCGCCGACGGAAGTCAGCAAGGGGTTGCAGGTGGATAGCTTTACGCTATCGCCGGCTCGAGGTGATGGGCGCTATAGCTTTAAAATGGTGCTGACCCAAGTGGGTAATAATAACCGCTATGTGTCCGGGCTGGTGGCGGTAAACGTTATCGGGATGGTCGACGGCGAGCGGCAGGTTATTGCACTGCGAGATTTGTCGGAAGACATTGACGACCTAGGGGTCAAGTTCAAGTTCCGTTATTTTCAGGATATTGAAGGCAGCTTAAACTTACCGGAAGAGTTTGAGCCCTTGGAAATTCAGGTTGTTGCCCAGGCAGGAGGCCGGAAAGCGGCGCAGGCAGAAAGTACATTCGACTGGGAACAATTAACAGGAAACTGAAATGTTTAATAAGAAAAAACAGGTGCGGCATCGTTCTTCTAACCGTTTCGATACCTTGATTTCGGCGCGCACGACCATTGAGGGCGATGTTCGCTTTTCAGGCGGGTTGCACGTCGATGGCAAAATCAAAGGTCGCGTGATTGCCGAAGAAGGCAGTGACGCGGTGATCCGTTTATCCGAGGCAGGGCAAATTACCGGGGATGTGGTTGCGCCGCACATCATTATAAATGGTACCGTTCATGGCGATGTGCACTCGTCCAGTCATCTGGAGCTGGCTGAAAAATCCAGTGTCAATGGAAGTGTCTATTACCAGTTGATCGAAATGGCCATGGGGGCCGCCGTGAACGGCAACCTGATTCGGCAGACAGAGACGACTGGGCTCCTTGCTCACGAACGGGCAGAAACGGCCGAGCCAGAGTTTGAGAGTGAGGGAAAATTCGAATAGTTGACTGTTTTAGTCAGGAATACCATAATCGTGCAAATATCTATTAGTGCCGGAGGCAACCCTTGAGTGTAGTTCAGCAACAAATGGCCACACCGCTGTTTTTCAGTGACAGTGCCGTTGCCAAGGTGCGCGAATTGATCGAAGAAGAGGAAAATCCGGAGCTCAAGCTGCGGGTTTTCGTCACCGGTGGCGGCTGCTCAGGCTTCCAGTACGGTTTTTCTTTTGATGAGAGTCAGGAGGAAGACGATACGGTCATTGAGCGTGACGGCATCAAATTGCTGGTAGATTCCATGAGCTACCAATATTTGGTGGGCGCAACCGTGGTCTATGAAGAGGGGCTGCAAGGTTCGCAGTTTGTGGTCCAGAACCCGAACGCCAGCTCAACGTGTGGCTGTGGTAGTTCCTTCTCTATCTGAAGATCACGCGGGGTAGATTGCCCCGAGCACTCTCTCCCCCGAAGCGCCGGTCACTTCCGGTACGTTGCCCGGCAGGCCTTTCAAGGTCTGCCGCGCAAGCCAGGCGAACGCTACCGGTTCCACCCATTGTGAATCCAGCCCAAGCTCCGCGGTTGTCCCGAGAGCTACGGAACCGAGTCCCATCCGCAATTCGTTCATCAGCACCGTGTTAAACGTTCCGCCGCCACAGGCGTAAATCGCCATGTTTGCCGTTTGCTGTGGTAGTTGTTGCAGAATGGTTGTTACTGTCAATTGCAGCAGGGTGCGTTGAACGTCTTCCGGGGCCAGGTCTGGAAACCGCTGAACGTGGGTGCGAACCCAGTCGAGGTTAAAGCGTTCTTTTCCGGTACTCTTGGGAGCTGGTTTGCTGAAGTAGGCATCCGACAGCATGCTGGCCAAAAGTTCCTGGTGCGTAGTCCCTTCGCTGGCCAGATGCCCGTCCTCATCGTAATGGCGGCCTGTTTGATGCAGGCACCAGGCGTCGAGGAGTGCGTTTGCGGGGCCTGTATCAAATCCGATAATGGGGTTTTGGTGTCCGGCTGGTAACCAGGTGATATTGGCAATGCCGCCCAGATTCAGGATGCAGCGATCCTGCTCTTTCGATTCGAACAGCCATTTGTGAAACGCCGGCACCAGCGGTGCTCCTTGCCCGCCGGCCGCAAGGTCTCGGCTACGAAAATCGGATACCGTTGTCACGCCAGTCGCTTCGGCGATTAGAGCGGCGCAGCCAATTTGCATGGAGAAGGGGGCGGACCCAGAGGGTTGGTGACGGACCGTCTGTCCGTGGCTGCCAATTCCGGAGATCTCGTGGGCGGCAATGCCAGCCTGAGCGATCAGCTCCGACGCAGTTCGCGCGAAGTGTTGCCCAACCAGAGTATCTAATTCGCCGAGTTCGTCAGGGGTGCCGTGATCCCGGGTTACCGAGATAAGCCTCTGACGAAGGTTGTCCGGATAGGTGAGTGAATGAGTGGCGTGAACAGTCAGGCTTTGGGGGCCGAAAGACACCAGCACGGCATCTACTGAGTCCATGCTGGTGCCCGACATAAGGCCAAGCCAATAGCTCATTGTCAGTTGTCCGTAGCAAGAGCAAGCTGGTTTTGGCTCTCAAGAAACACGTTGAGTTGAGCCAGGCTTTGGCTGGTCACCTGCTTGAACCGAGCCATTTCAGATTTCGGAATAGGTTGTGCGTCCGGCAGTTTGACGGTGCGTGAATTCTTCGCAACACCATTCACCCGAAATTCGTAGTGTAGGTGAGGGCCGGTGACCATGCCGGACGAACCTACGTGACCGATGGTCTGTCCTTGTTTGACGCGTGTACCGTTTTTGATACCTTTGCCCAGGCGGCTCATGTGTGCGTAAAGCGTGGTTATATTGTCGCCGTGTTTGAGGACCACCGTTCGGCCGTATCCACCTTTCCAGCCGGCAAACTTAACCCGGCCATTACCCGCGGCTTTGATCGGCGTGCCTGGAGGGGCAGCGTAGTCAGTCCCTTCATGTGGGCGCACGATATCCAATACCGGATGACGGCGCTGTAGGTTAAAGGGTGACGAGAGTCGGGCGTTGATGGGCACGCGTAAGAATGCCTTGCGCATGCTTTTCCCTTCGGGCGTGTAGTAGTCGCTCTCACCGTTGGAGTCGGTATACAGCAGGGCAATGTTCTCTTCGCCGCGATTAGTGAACTTCGCGGAGAGAATGCGGCCGGTACTGAATTCTTCGCCGTCGATGTACAGTTGCTCGTAAACCACTTCAAACTGGTCCCCT
This window encodes:
- a CDS encoding DUF6776 family protein, encoding MSETPKPSEEYVVIRHRRGYRLRRTLILLGFTVVAAIFGYMAGMAQGGFRFSSAEETTGMLVHEMDGLREQYHSARQRLVNLERGRAIDEQALRDARNAIVELETKISELNADLTFYRNIMAPTEVSKGLQVDSFTLSPARGDGRYSFKMVLTQVGNNNRYVSGLVAVNVIGMVDGERQVIALRDLSEDIDDLGVKFKFRYFQDIEGSLNLPEEFEPLEIQVVAQAGGRKAAQAESTFDWEQLTGN
- a CDS encoding polymer-forming cytoskeletal protein, with the translated sequence MFNKKKQVRHRSSNRFDTLISARTTIEGDVRFSGGLHVDGKIKGRVIAEEGSDAVIRLSEAGQITGDVVAPHIIINGTVHGDVHSSSHLELAEKSSVNGSVYYQLIEMAMGAAVNGNLIRQTETTGLLAHERAETAEPEFESEGKFE
- the erpA gene encoding iron-sulfur cluster insertion protein ErpA; this encodes MATPLFFSDSAVAKVRELIEEEENPELKLRVFVTGGGCSGFQYGFSFDESQEEDDTVIERDGIKLLVDSMSYQYLVGATVVYEEGLQGSQFVVQNPNASSTCGCGSSFSI
- a CDS encoding anhydro-N-acetylmuramic acid kinase, translating into MSYWLGLMSGTSMDSVDAVLVSFGPQSLTVHATHSLTYPDNLRQRLISVTRDHGTPDELGELDTLVGQHFARTASELIAQAGIAAHEISGIGSHGQTVRHQPSGSAPFSMQIGCAALIAEATGVTTVSDFRSRDLAAGGQGAPLVPAFHKWLFESKEQDRCILNLGGIANITWLPAGHQNPIIGFDTGPANALLDAWCLHQTGRHYDEDGHLASEGTTHQELLASMLSDAYFSKPAPKSTGKERFNLDWVRTHVQRFPDLAPEDVQRTLLQLTVTTILQQLPQQTANMAIYACGGGTFNTVLMNELRMGLGSVALGTTAELGLDSQWVEPVAFAWLARQTLKGLPGNVPEVTGASGERVLGAIYPA